From Grus americana isolate bGruAme1 chromosome 11, bGruAme1.mat, whole genome shotgun sequence, a single genomic window includes:
- the LOC129211489 gene encoding uncharacterized protein LOC129211489, translating to MVQVQRAMALVCRLLLLLFLLVALHARAARAAPYRARGADEDGGDGYPASELDVGLEPSGHPGDPLVVGGFPTSWPVPVLEPERSPTALPVGEGDPVSRLGSRTEPPAVRVGRPRAKNHAEGGKKSLESLEVLKQALEELEKRHETDQEAGQEQAFPEGSSGLLPPFVKETEAMQGTGMPALPKPPGDSHDGAHEFFQVDSGVVGERTTTAYSPQSTRSFPRLQDIGWHWVTDTTAGVVSLVLAVLVCCLLIRWRRKRKERIATALQNQAEAGDHPSRLHSQTRPESLPRLPSAWTLNSRPSSPLLWPYSTG from the exons atggtGCAAGTGCAGAGAGCCATGGCTCTTGTCTgccgtctcctcctcctcctcttcctcctggtgGCCCTGCATGCCAGGGCTGCCCGGGCTGCTCCGTATCGAGCACGGGGAGCAG ACGAGGACGGTGGCGACGGTTATCCAGCTTCTGAGCTGGATGTTGGCTTGGAGCCCTCGGGGCATCCTGGAG ATCCTCTCGTGGTTGGCGGCTTCCCGACTTCTTGGCCTGTTCCCGTCCTGGAGCCCGAGCGCAGTCCCACAG CCCTGCCTGTAGGCGAAGGTGATCCAGTGTCCCGGCTGGGTTCCAGGACCGAGCCTCCGGCAGTTCGCGTGG GTCGTCCAAGGGCAAAGAACCatgctgaaggaggaaaaaagtcccTGGAGTCGTTGGAAGTGCTAAAGCAAGCGCTGGAGGAACTGGAGAAAAGGCACG agaCAGACCAagaggctgggcaggagcaggcgtTTCCGGAAGGAAGCAGTGGCTTGCTGCCACCCTTTGTCAAAGAGACGGAGGCGATGCAAGGCACCGGCATGCCAG CGCTGCCAAAGCCCCCAGGAGACTCCCACGACGGTGCGCATGAATTCTTCCAGGTGGACTCAG GTGTGGTCGGCGAGAGAACCACAACTGCCTACAGTCCCCAGAGCACCAGGAGTTTTCCGCGTCTGCAAGACATTGGCTGGCACTGGGTGACAGACACGACAGCAGGCGTGGTTTCCCTGGTGCTGGCCGTACTGGTGTGCTGTCTCCTGATCCGGTGgcggaggaagagaaaaga gcgCATCGCCACAGCTTTACAAAACCAAGCGGAAGCCGGTGACCACCCCTCGCGCCTGCACAGCCAGACCAGGCCCGAAAGCCTGCCGCGCCTGCCCTCCGCATGGACCCTAAACTCGCGCCCCTCGAGTCCGCTGCTCTGGCCCTATTCCACGGGCTGA
- the LOC129211294 gene encoding uncharacterized protein LOC129211294, translating into MVQVQRAMALVCRLLLLLLFLLVALHARAARAAPYRARGADEDGGDGYPASELDVGLEPSGHPGDPLVVGGFPTSWPVPVLEPERSPTALPVGEGDPVSRLGSRTEPPAVRVGRPRAKNHAEGGKKSLESLEVLKQALEELEKRHETDQEAGQEQAFPEGSSGLLPPFVKETEAMQGTGMPALPKPPGDSHDGAHEFFQVDSGVVGERTTTAYSPQSTRSFPRLQDIGWHWVTDTTAGVVSLVLAVLVCCLLIRWRRKRKERIATALQNQAEAGDHPSRLHSQTRPESLPRLPSAWTLNSRPSSPLLWPYSTG; encoded by the exons atggtGCAAGTGCAGAGAGCCATGGCTCTTGTCTgccgtctcctcctcctcctcctcttcctcctggtgGCCCTGCATGCCAGGGCTGCCCGGGCTGCTCCGTATCGAGCACGGGGAGCAG ACGAGGACGGTGGCGACGGTTATCCAGCTTCTGAGCTGGATGTTGGCTTGGAGCCCTCGGGGCATCCTGGAG ATCCTCTCGTGGTTGGCGGCTTCCCGACTTCTTGGCCTGTTCCCGTCCTGGAGCCCGAGCGCAGTCCCACAG CCCTGCCTGTAGGCGAAGGTGATCCAGTGTCCCGGCTGGGTTCCAGGACCGAGCCTCCGGCAGTTCGCGTGG GTCGTCCAAGGGCAAAGAACCatgctgaaggaggaaaaaagtcccTGGAGTCGTTGGAAGTGCTAAAGCAAGCGCTGGAGGAACTGGAGAAAAGGCACG agaCAGACCAagaggctgggcaggagcaggcgtTTCCGGAAGGAAGCAGTGGCTTGCTGCCACCCTTTGTCAAAGAGACGGAGGCGATGCAAGGCACCGGCATGCCAG CGCTGCCAAAGCCCCCAGGAGACTCCCACGACGGTGCGCATGAATTCTTCCAGGTGGACTCAG GTGTGGTCGGCGAGAGAACCACAACTGCCTACAGTCCCCAGAGCACCAGGAGTTTTCCGCGTCTGCAAGACATTGGCTGGCACTGGGTGACAGACACGACAGCAGGCGTGGTTTCCCTGGTGCTGGCCGTACTGGTGTGCTGTCTCCTGATCCGGTGgcggaggaagagaaaaga gcgCATCGCCACAGCTTTACAAAACCAAGCGGAAGCCGGTGACCACCCCTCGCGCCTGCACAGCCAGACCAGGCCCGAAAGCCTGCCGCGCCTGCCCTCCGCATGGACCCTAAACTCGCGCCCCTCGAGTCCGCTGCTCTGGCCCTATTCCACGGGCTGA